In the bacterium genome, one interval contains:
- a CDS encoding type II toxin-antitoxin system PemK/MazF family toxin — MVAQGELWLMEPPNQKRRPALVVSRDEAIPVLKNVVVAPVTSTIRSIPTCVPVGPDEGIDRDSVVSFDNLAAVPKSVLTLRLGQLDGVGHLRMCHALRAMANC; from the coding sequence GTGGTAGCCCAAGGCGAACTGTGGCTCATGGAGCCACCCAACCAGAAGCGTCGCCCGGCGTTGGTCGTCTCACGTGACGAGGCGATCCCCGTGCTCAAAAACGTGGTCGTGGCGCCGGTGACGAGCACGATTCGCTCGATTCCGACCTGTGTCCCCGTCGGACCGGACGAGGGAATCGACCGCGACAGCGTCGTATCGTTCGACAATCTCGCCGCGGTGCCGAAGTCGGTGCTCACGCTGCGGCTCGGACAACTGGATGGGGTCGGGCACCTCCGGATGTGCCATGCGCTCCGGGCAATGGCCAACTGCTGA
- a CDS encoding ribbon-helix-helix protein, CopG family: MPTRFSSRQIETIDRLVAAGVGDTRSAVIRRAVEHLAESVERARIGKAIADSYRAQPQTVDDDAQAMANAIAMTEAEPW; the protein is encoded by the coding sequence GTGCCGACACGATTCAGTTCCCGGCAGATCGAGACCATCGACCGTCTCGTCGCTGCGGGCGTCGGCGACACGCGCTCGGCGGTGATCCGCCGGGCGGTCGAGCATCTCGCCGAGTCGGTCGAGCGAGCGCGCATCGGCAAGGCCATCGCCGACTCGTACCGGGCGCAGCCGCAAACAGTCGATGACGACGCCCAGGCGATGGCCAACGCGATCGCCATGACCGAAGCCGAGCCGTGGTAG